A genome region from Cucumis sativus cultivar 9930 chromosome 4, Cucumber_9930_V3, whole genome shotgun sequence includes the following:
- the LOC101206290 gene encoding DNA repair protein recA homolog 2, mitochondrial isoform X2, with protein sequence MPFFLSHSLFRFCRLKHFEPSRFSSLSHSLLQGRRDVISYVGIDACHFSSLEKDTALHSAISQVAADFGKDSKLFLQRFLSSRFAPVISTGSLKLDIALGIGGLPKGRIIEIYGQEASGKTTLALHIIKEAQKLGGYCAYFDAENAMDMSFAESMGVNVDNLLISPPASAENLLCAVNTLVRSGSVDVVVVDTVAALVPQCELDAPIGSSERDSRPRVMNQALRKIHYSLKLSQTLVVFINQVRSAGYQNGFEQKDEVTCGGNALQFYAAVRLRLLRKGLLKSGDKVTGVAVGVQVVKNKLASPMKMVELGIHFGRGFCCESEVLELGCEHGVILKDGSNFHIEGRICSSKHEAEQYLIENEDVLNKVVEILRNQLFVQESSP encoded by the exons ATGCCATTCTTCCTCTCACATTCACTCTTCCGCTTTTGCCGTCTCAAGCACTTCGAACCATCTCGCTTTTCCTCTCTGTCCCACTCCCTCCTCCAg GGAAGGAGAGATGTGATCAGCTATGTGGGTATAGATGCTTGTCATTTTTCCTCACTAG AGAAAGATACTGCACTGCATTCCGCAATCTCTCAGGTTGCTGCTGATTTTGGAAAGGATTCTAAGTTGTTTTTGCAGAGGTTTCTTAGCTCCCGATTTGCACCTGTGATTTCCACTGGATCATTAAAGCTTGACATTGCTCTTGGGATTGGAGGATTACCTAAG GGaagaataattgaaatttatgggCAAGAAGCTTCTGGAAAGACAACATTGGCGCTCCACATCATTAAGGAAGCTCAGAAACTTGGAG GATATTGTGCATATTTTGATGCAGAGAATGCAATGGACATGTCATTTGCTGAATCAATGGGTGTAAACGTAGATAATCTTCTTATTTCACCTCCAGCTTCTGCTGAAAATCTGTTGTGTGCCGTTAATACTCTAGTTAGAAGTGGATCTGTGGACGTAGTTGTGGTTGATACT GTAGCTGCCCTTGTTCCACAGTGTGAACTTGATGCTCCGATTGGGAGTTCTGAGCGAGACAGTCGACCACGAGTGATGAACCAAGCATTAAGGAAAATTCATTATTCACTGAAGCTATCTCAAACTCtggttgtttttattaatcag GTTAGATCTGCAGGATATCAAAATGGTTTCGAACAGAAGGATGAGGTAACCTGTGGTGGGAATGCCTTGCAATTTTATGCAGCAGTCAGACTGAGGCTTTTGAGAAAGGGATTACTGAAGAGTGGTGATAAG GTCACTGGTGTAGCAGTCGGTGTGCAGGTGGTGAAAAATAAGTTAGCCTCACCCATGAAAATGGTAGAACTAGGGATACATTTTGGGAGGGGGTTTTGCTGTGAATCTGAGGTTCTGGAATTGGGTTGTGAACATGGAGTTATTCTTAAAGATGGGAGCAACTTTCATATTGAAGGGAGGATTTGCAGCAGTAAGCATGAAGCAGAACAGTATCtgatagaaaatgaagatgtTCTTAATAAGGTGGTTGAGATATTAAGAAACCAGTTATTTGTACAAGAGTCGAGTCCTTGA
- the LOC101206290 gene encoding DNA repair protein recA homolog 2, mitochondrial isoform X3 codes for MPFFLSHSLFRFCRLKHFEPSRFSSLSHSLLQRFLSSRFAPVISTGSLKLDIALGIGGLPKGRIIEIYGQEASGKTTLALHIIKEAQKLGGYCAYFDAENAMDMSFAESMGVNVDNLLISPPASAENLLCAVNTLVRSGSVDVVVVDTVAALVPQCELDAPIGSSERDSRPRVMNQALRKIHYSLKLSQTLVVFINQVRSAGYQNGFEQKDEVTCGGNALQFYAAVRLRLLRKGLLKSGDKVTGVAVGVQVVKNKLASPMKMVELGIHFGRGFCCESEVLELGCEHGVILKDGSNFHIEGRICSSKHEAEQYLIENEDVLNKVVEILRNQLFVQESSP; via the exons ATGCCATTCTTCCTCTCACATTCACTCTTCCGCTTTTGCCGTCTCAAGCACTTCGAACCATCTCGCTTTTCCTCTCTGTCCCACTCCCTCCTCCAg AGGTTTCTTAGCTCCCGATTTGCACCTGTGATTTCCACTGGATCATTAAAGCTTGACATTGCTCTTGGGATTGGAGGATTACCTAAG GGaagaataattgaaatttatgggCAAGAAGCTTCTGGAAAGACAACATTGGCGCTCCACATCATTAAGGAAGCTCAGAAACTTGGAG GATATTGTGCATATTTTGATGCAGAGAATGCAATGGACATGTCATTTGCTGAATCAATGGGTGTAAACGTAGATAATCTTCTTATTTCACCTCCAGCTTCTGCTGAAAATCTGTTGTGTGCCGTTAATACTCTAGTTAGAAGTGGATCTGTGGACGTAGTTGTGGTTGATACT GTAGCTGCCCTTGTTCCACAGTGTGAACTTGATGCTCCGATTGGGAGTTCTGAGCGAGACAGTCGACCACGAGTGATGAACCAAGCATTAAGGAAAATTCATTATTCACTGAAGCTATCTCAAACTCtggttgtttttattaatcag GTTAGATCTGCAGGATATCAAAATGGTTTCGAACAGAAGGATGAGGTAACCTGTGGTGGGAATGCCTTGCAATTTTATGCAGCAGTCAGACTGAGGCTTTTGAGAAAGGGATTACTGAAGAGTGGTGATAAG GTCACTGGTGTAGCAGTCGGTGTGCAGGTGGTGAAAAATAAGTTAGCCTCACCCATGAAAATGGTAGAACTAGGGATACATTTTGGGAGGGGGTTTTGCTGTGAATCTGAGGTTCTGGAATTGGGTTGTGAACATGGAGTTATTCTTAAAGATGGGAGCAACTTTCATATTGAAGGGAGGATTTGCAGCAGTAAGCATGAAGCAGAACAGTATCtgatagaaaatgaagatgtTCTTAATAAGGTGGTTGAGATATTAAGAAACCAGTTATTTGTACAAGAGTCGAGTCCTTGA
- the LOC101206290 gene encoding DNA repair protein recA homolog 2, mitochondrial isoform X1, translating to MPFFLSHSLFRFCRLKHFEPSRFSSLSHSLLQGRRDVISYVGIDACHFSSLVDVWEYECDMLNDDTKTTEKDTALHSAISQVAADFGKDSKLFLQRFLSSRFAPVISTGSLKLDIALGIGGLPKGRIIEIYGQEASGKTTLALHIIKEAQKLGGYCAYFDAENAMDMSFAESMGVNVDNLLISPPASAENLLCAVNTLVRSGSVDVVVVDTVAALVPQCELDAPIGSSERDSRPRVMNQALRKIHYSLKLSQTLVVFINQVRSAGYQNGFEQKDEVTCGGNALQFYAAVRLRLLRKGLLKSGDKVTGVAVGVQVVKNKLASPMKMVELGIHFGRGFCCESEVLELGCEHGVILKDGSNFHIEGRICSSKHEAEQYLIENEDVLNKVVEILRNQLFVQESSP from the exons ATGCCATTCTTCCTCTCACATTCACTCTTCCGCTTTTGCCGTCTCAAGCACTTCGAACCATCTCGCTTTTCCTCTCTGTCCCACTCCCTCCTCCAg GGAAGGAGAGATGTGATCAGCTATGTGGGTATAGATGCTTGTCATTTTTCCTCACTAG ttgaTGTTTGGGAGTACGAATGCGATATGCTTAATGATGATACTAAAACGACAGAGAAAGATACTGCACTGCATTCCGCAATCTCTCAGGTTGCTGCTGATTTTGGAAAGGATTCTAAGTTGTTTTTGCAGAGGTTTCTTAGCTCCCGATTTGCACCTGTGATTTCCACTGGATCATTAAAGCTTGACATTGCTCTTGGGATTGGAGGATTACCTAAG GGaagaataattgaaatttatgggCAAGAAGCTTCTGGAAAGACAACATTGGCGCTCCACATCATTAAGGAAGCTCAGAAACTTGGAG GATATTGTGCATATTTTGATGCAGAGAATGCAATGGACATGTCATTTGCTGAATCAATGGGTGTAAACGTAGATAATCTTCTTATTTCACCTCCAGCTTCTGCTGAAAATCTGTTGTGTGCCGTTAATACTCTAGTTAGAAGTGGATCTGTGGACGTAGTTGTGGTTGATACT GTAGCTGCCCTTGTTCCACAGTGTGAACTTGATGCTCCGATTGGGAGTTCTGAGCGAGACAGTCGACCACGAGTGATGAACCAAGCATTAAGGAAAATTCATTATTCACTGAAGCTATCTCAAACTCtggttgtttttattaatcag GTTAGATCTGCAGGATATCAAAATGGTTTCGAACAGAAGGATGAGGTAACCTGTGGTGGGAATGCCTTGCAATTTTATGCAGCAGTCAGACTGAGGCTTTTGAGAAAGGGATTACTGAAGAGTGGTGATAAG GTCACTGGTGTAGCAGTCGGTGTGCAGGTGGTGAAAAATAAGTTAGCCTCACCCATGAAAATGGTAGAACTAGGGATACATTTTGGGAGGGGGTTTTGCTGTGAATCTGAGGTTCTGGAATTGGGTTGTGAACATGGAGTTATTCTTAAAGATGGGAGCAACTTTCATATTGAAGGGAGGATTTGCAGCAGTAAGCATGAAGCAGAACAGTATCtgatagaaaatgaagatgtTCTTAATAAGGTGGTTGAGATATTAAGAAACCAGTTATTTGTACAAGAGTCGAGTCCTTGA
- the LOC105434402 gene encoding uncharacterized protein LOC105434402, whose translation MDKFSETSMDEDLWDWPYDQGFSFFDANESSYNLESGWQADFYFGNGKDVIEENAMNEKYCVQVLKILIRKADADIDDLEENLLLLQCNLAWTESRNQFEACCTALREKIDVLDHSMKSLRQSDKINTNDQSSLHRQQAEKLYEILKPFLGDNCEQDDGQDQHATVNNQSPDTEMELISPLCETSSILGSKVKSEETGVKSILLAGDTMPNGSVQKHKENDCIHDIEVKAKITTGGFCLNSFVTEENSCLKTDDRKLVSKVKIEEAKEHLINNSSKSRRLKSASNVVGECNLLKGQKQGKSVAEKANPDVPRQRDGLSGSKRSFDPNIEEKLIDFLLRTKRNKSDAGPALPQSIGIGASSCLSSNTIGMVDNYLKASETPKPGSFDSSNVLIMLLTKLQGQQGNVMVRTHTKETDKLLPEDSNNVNVSREKSHLNMDHKRKAFTERRGESKLHTSISKEKKSRKTGAIGEDVSLDRPLEWKPSQPKAEMQDGAFDVEKNLGPLSQSKGTSKMLVGEEFIDLSLVDTSSDQIKPNGGTGDDNQTVKSRATIDDQIAKILALLPSSALELQKLTLVDLRVIAKELNLTKYHKLRKTVLLDLLVSRLKSY comes from the exons ATG GATAAATTTTCAGAGACTTCCATGGACGAGGATCTGTGGGATTGGCCATATGATCAAG GTTTCTCCTTTTTCGATGCCAATGAAAGCAGTTACAATCTGGAATCTGGATGGCAGGCTGATTTTTACTTTGGTAATGGGAAAG ATGTTATAGAAGAAAATGCTATGAATGAAAAGTATTGTGTTCAAGTACTGAAGATTTTAATACGGAAAGCAGATGCTGACATCGATGATCTTGAAGAAAATCTGTTGTTGCTTCAATGTAACCTGGCATGGACAGAAAGTAGAAACCAATTTGAAGCATGCTGTACTGCTCTGAGAGAGAAGATTGACGTTCTTGACCATTCAATGAAGAGCTTGAGACAAAGTGATAAGATTAATACAAATGATCAGTCATCATTACATAGACAACAGGCAGAGAAATTGTACGAGATTTTGAAGCCTTTTCTTGGAGACAATTGTGAACAAGATGATGGGCAG GATCAGCATGCAACCGTGAACAACCAAAGTCCTGATACTGAGATGGAGTTGATCAGTCCACTGTGTGAAACCTCAAGCATTTTGGGGTCGAAAGTCAAAAGCGAAGAAACAGGAGTGAAGAGCATTTTGTTGGCAGGGGATACGATGCCCAATGGTTCAGTTCAAAAGCACAAGGAAAATGATTGCATTCACGATATAGAAGTTAAG GCGAAAATTACCACTGGTGGATTTTGCTTAAATTCATTTGTGACTGAAGAAAATAGTTGCTTGAAGACAGACGATCGGAAACTTGTTTCAAAAGTAAAGATTGAGGAAGCTAAGGAACACCTTATAAATAACTCATCCAAGAGCAGAAGATTGAAGTCAGCTTCAAATGTAGTTGGCGAATGCAACCTTCTAAAAGGACAGAAG CAAGGGAAATCTGTTGCTGAAAAGGCCAACCCAGATGTCCCAAGACAAAGAGATGGACTCAGTGGAAGTAAAAGATCTTTTGATCCCAATATAGAGGAAAAGctaattgattttttgttgAGGACAAAGAGAAACAAGAGTGATGCCGGGCCAGCTCTCCCTCAATCCATTGGAATTGGTGCCTCCTCATGTTTATCTTCAAACACAATAGGGATGGTGGACAACTATCTAAAAGCTTCGGAGACTCCAAAACCTGGTTCATTTGACTCTTCAAATGTTCTTATAATGTTGCTTACAAAACTGCAAGGTCAGCAGGGAAATGTTATGGTCAGAACCCACACCAAGGAGACCGACAAGTTATTGCCGGAAGATTCTAATAATGTTAATGTTTCTCGTGAAAAGTCACATTTGAACATGGATCATAAGCGGAAAGCGTTTActgagaggagaggagagagcAAATTACACACTTCtatttcaaaagagaaaaagagtcGAAAGACGGGAGCAATTGGAGAAGATGTCTCCTTAGATCGGCCTCTTGAATGGAAGCCTTCTCAGCCCAAGGCTGAGATGCAGGATGGTGCTTTTGACGTTGAGAAGAACTTAGGTCCTTTGTCCCAAAGCAAAGGGACTTCAAAAATGCTGGTTGGTGAAGAGTTTATAGATTTATCTCTTGTTGATACTAGTTCAGATCAAATCAAACCCAACGGTGGAACTGGGGACGACAACCAAACGGTGAAGTCACGTGCCACCATTGACGATCAAATAGCCAAAATTTTAGCACTTTTACCTTCCTCAGCTCTCGAACTGCAGAAACTGACTCTAGTAGATCTGAGGGTTATTGCAAAGGAACTCAATTTGACCAAATATCATAAGCTTCGCAAAACGGTGCTGCTCGATCTGCTTGTTAGCCGGTTGAAAAGCTATTAG